One window of Oligoflexus sp. genomic DNA carries:
- a CDS encoding cytochrome c has translation MRMLLLLIPIAMSWTACGQREVKSGVTEPFPPKFSAIRSTILMPRCARCHSLVESRKLLLEKWVVPGSALSSDLFEVIDGGSMPPYGNKLLDEEVEAIRLWIDAGAPND, from the coding sequence ATGAGAATGCTTCTTCTGCTCATTCCCATCGCCATGAGCTGGACAGCCTGTGGCCAAAGGGAAGTGAAAAGCGGAGTGACGGAACCATTCCCCCCGAAATTCAGCGCGATCCGTTCCACGATATTGATGCCGCGCTGCGCCCGCTGTCATTCCCTGGTGGAGTCGCGGAAGCTGCTCCTGGAAAAATGGGTGGTGCCAGGGAGTGCTTTGTCTTCAGACCTTTTCGAAGTGATTGACGGCGGATCCATGCCTCCCTATGGCAATAAACTTTTGGATGAGGAAGTGGAAGCGATACGTCTTTGGATTGATGCAGGAGCGCCCAATGATTAA